A region from the Salicibibacter cibarius genome encodes:
- a CDS encoding hydantoinase/oxoprolinase family protein has product MSTIRVGVDIGGTFTDIVILDEMGNRYFGKTLTTYPDPSAGFIKGLDENLKKYGFSYSDITTIIHGTTLVVNALIERKGVKTALITTEGFRDQIEIGNENRYDLYDLFIENPTPLVPRSMRFPVRERTLADGSVLTFLDETEVKEIFKKADAQGVEAVAVCLLHSYKNDTHEKRIYEIAQEVTPHIRVSLSSEVSPEIREYQRASTTIANVYVQPLVERYLTKLENDLIDQGFIGQFHMMLSGGGTCTVDTACRFPIRILESGPVGGSIAGAFYSKLCDLNNLHVFDMGGTTAKASLIDNGEPLITNEFEVGREHRFMKGSGIPVKVPVVDMIEIGAGGGSIAHIDRMDLLKVGPESASSEPGPACYGKGGTQPTITDADLILGYLNPNYFLGGEMHLDMEAAYKAIEDKVAKPLGLDTIEAAWGIHRIVNENMASAARIHAVEKGKDIRNYPLFATGGAGPVHVCNVAHILGVSEVISPVGAGVCSAFGFLSSPLSFDFVRSYAGRLDQLDFQEVTQLLRDMENEGGSILKQSGVKDADIQVIRTCEMRYAGQNHDISVPIPNGEIDHSSIQSIHENFKQQYEKLYSEASEGVPIETVNWRVVVQGPHPQLSINSSDENNGMNPPVKNKRDVYFQEYDTYTMTSVYDRSTLNPGVEIPGPAIIEERESTMVVTPSYNATIDRYFNLILKAKGESAYDNQDRKQQEYV; this is encoded by the coding sequence ATGTCAACTATTCGTGTTGGGGTTGATATTGGTGGAACTTTTACAGATATAGTCATTCTTGATGAGATGGGGAATAGATATTTCGGGAAAACGTTAACGACATATCCAGATCCATCCGCCGGTTTCATAAAAGGACTGGATGAGAATCTAAAAAAGTATGGTTTCTCCTATAGCGACATCACAACGATCATACACGGAACAACTCTAGTTGTTAATGCTTTGATTGAACGAAAGGGTGTAAAAACTGCACTTATTACAACGGAGGGTTTTCGTGATCAGATCGAAATAGGAAATGAAAATCGTTATGACTTATATGATCTTTTTATAGAGAATCCAACCCCCCTGGTGCCGAGAAGCATGAGATTTCCTGTTAGGGAAAGAACCCTGGCTGATGGATCAGTATTAACATTTTTAGACGAAACTGAAGTAAAGGAAATATTTAAAAAAGCAGATGCCCAAGGCGTTGAAGCTGTCGCCGTATGTTTGCTGCATAGCTACAAAAATGATACTCATGAAAAAAGAATTTATGAAATTGCCCAGGAGGTTACCCCTCATATTAGGGTTTCCTTATCTTCAGAAGTATCGCCTGAGATCCGAGAGTATCAACGTGCTTCCACAACAATTGCCAATGTTTATGTACAGCCGCTAGTTGAACGATACCTCACCAAACTGGAAAACGATCTTATTGATCAAGGGTTTATTGGTCAGTTTCATATGATGCTATCAGGCGGTGGCACCTGTACGGTTGATACGGCTTGTCGTTTCCCCATTCGCATTTTAGAGTCAGGGCCTGTAGGCGGTTCGATAGCTGGTGCATTTTACAGCAAATTATGTGACCTTAACAACCTGCATGTCTTTGATATGGGTGGGACAACAGCCAAGGCAAGTTTAATCGATAATGGGGAGCCATTAATTACCAACGAATTCGAGGTGGGGCGAGAACATCGCTTTATGAAAGGAAGCGGCATACCTGTCAAAGTACCGGTTGTTGATATGATTGAAATTGGTGCCGGAGGCGGTAGCATTGCCCATATTGATAGAATGGATCTTTTAAAAGTGGGACCAGAAAGTGCGAGTTCTGAACCAGGTCCAGCGTGTTATGGAAAGGGGGGGACACAACCCACCATTACCGATGCCGATTTAATTCTAGGATACTTGAATCCGAACTATTTTTTAGGTGGAGAAATGCATTTGGATATGGAGGCTGCTTACAAGGCGATTGAAGACAAGGTAGCGAAACCACTTGGGCTTGATACGATAGAAGCAGCTTGGGGCATTCACCGTATTGTTAATGAAAATATGGCGAGTGCAGCACGTATCCACGCCGTTGAAAAAGGCAAGGACATACGAAATTATCCATTATTTGCGACAGGAGGAGCGGGTCCGGTTCATGTATGTAATGTAGCCCATATTCTTGGTGTGTCTGAGGTGATCTCTCCTGTTGGTGCAGGCGTTTGTTCCGCCTTCGGCTTTCTGTCATCGCCGCTTTCGTTTGATTTTGTGCGAAGTTATGCCGGGCGACTTGATCAATTAGATTTTCAAGAAGTAACCCAACTTCTTAGGGACATGGAAAACGAGGGCGGATCCATTCTTAAGCAATCAGGTGTAAAAGATGCTGATATACAAGTGATCCGTACTTGTGAAATGAGATATGCCGGTCAGAATCATGACATTAGTGTGCCTATCCCAAATGGGGAAATAGATCATTCCTCGATACAATCGATACACGAAAATTTTAAGCAGCAATATGAAAAATTATATTCAGAGGCAAGTGAAGGGGTGCCTATTGAAACGGTGAATTGGCGCGTAGTGGTCCAGGGACCACATCCGCAACTTTCCATCAACTCCAGTGATGAGAACAACGGAATGAACCCTCCTGTGAAAAATAAACGTGACGTTTATTTTCAAGAATACGACACATATACAATGACATCTGTGTATGATCGGTCAACATTAAATCCGGGTGTTGAGATCCCTGGACCGGCAATCATCGAAGAGAGAGAATCAACGATGGTAGTAACACCAAGTTATAACGCAACTATTGATCGTTATTTCAACTTAATCTTAAAAGCAAAGGGTGAGAGCGCCTATGATAACCAAGACAGAAAGCAGCAGGAATATGTTTGA
- a CDS encoding hydantoinase B/oxoprolinase family protein, with amino-acid sequence MITKTESSRNMFDPVQVEVMWNRLITNLEEQAKTLIRTSFSNILSDAGDLSAGLFDSHGNMIAQANTGTPGHINTMALGVKHFLEEFPSERLKHGDVLIGNNPYEISGHLLDVTIVTPAFYDANLIGYFASTCHVTDIGGRGYNPEGESIHEEGLHIPYMKYYQAGQLNESLQLIIEANVRAPYEVLGDLRAQVVAQEVAIRRLLEMLEEFDLTEIDTLGHEIIQRSEKAMRKAITGIPDGTYENEIYTDGVSEPIKIKCSVSIQGDEFAVDFSGSSPASSKGVNVSLYYTLAYVTYAIKAAIAPDIPNNEGSFRPVRVDAPEGCVLNASYPMPTAARHIIGHFAPVCVLGALYHAMPDATIAEGSTSIWSVQVYGKDLQDESFSYVTFSTGGMGARPTKDGLSATGFPSGVRGTPVEIIESNSPLVIFQKELRPDSGGSGKYRGGLGQIIRFGVRTHQPWHFPTMFDCMNYPPRGLAGGKPGAKAEVLLNDKTYLGSKRLYTFDPEDVVTLKLPGGGGYGNPEQRDPDKVKFDVMNGYISKEIAEAVYEVH; translated from the coding sequence ATGATAACCAAGACAGAAAGCAGCAGGAATATGTTTGATCCTGTTCAAGTAGAGGTTATGTGGAATCGACTGATCACGAATTTGGAGGAGCAGGCTAAAACACTGATAAGAACTTCATTTTCAAATATCCTATCAGATGCTGGTGATTTATCTGCAGGGTTATTTGATAGTCATGGAAATATGATTGCTCAAGCTAATACAGGGACACCAGGGCATATTAACACAATGGCTTTAGGGGTAAAGCATTTTCTAGAAGAATTCCCGAGTGAACGCTTAAAACACGGAGATGTTCTCATAGGTAACAACCCATACGAAATTTCAGGTCACCTTCTTGACGTCACCATCGTTACCCCTGCTTTTTACGATGCGAATCTTATTGGTTATTTTGCATCTACGTGTCATGTGACAGACATAGGTGGTCGGGGATATAATCCCGAGGGTGAAAGTATCCATGAAGAAGGCCTCCATATCCCATATATGAAGTATTATCAAGCGGGACAACTGAATGAAAGTTTACAATTGATCATTGAAGCTAATGTTCGGGCACCTTATGAGGTGTTGGGAGATTTACGTGCTCAAGTTGTTGCTCAAGAAGTAGCAATTAGACGTCTGCTTGAAATGTTGGAAGAGTTTGACCTGACAGAGATTGATACTTTAGGTCATGAGATCATTCAACGATCAGAAAAAGCAATGCGCAAAGCCATCACAGGTATTCCTGATGGAACCTATGAAAATGAGATATATACGGATGGAGTATCTGAACCTATAAAAATCAAATGTTCCGTTTCTATTCAAGGGGATGAATTTGCGGTAGACTTTTCAGGATCTTCACCAGCAAGTTCAAAAGGAGTAAATGTAAGCCTTTATTATACGTTAGCTTATGTAACCTACGCTATAAAGGCAGCGATTGCACCGGACATTCCCAATAACGAAGGGAGTTTTCGTCCCGTTCGAGTCGACGCTCCTGAAGGTTGTGTTCTTAACGCCTCATATCCCATGCCGACAGCGGCACGACACATTATTGGGCACTTTGCTCCTGTCTGCGTTCTAGGTGCCTTATATCATGCCATGCCTGATGCGACGATTGCTGAAGGTTCAACCTCCATTTGGAGTGTGCAAGTATATGGGAAAGACTTACAAGACGAGTCTTTTTCCTATGTGACGTTTAGCACTGGAGGAATGGGTGCTCGCCCTACAAAAGATGGCTTATCTGCAACAGGATTTCCTTCCGGTGTTCGCGGAACACCTGTAGAAATCATTGAAAGCAATTCACCGCTCGTGATTTTTCAAAAGGAGCTTCGCCCGGATTCCGGAGGAAGCGGAAAATACCGAGGCGGACTTGGGCAAATCATTCGCTTTGGTGTTCGTACTCATCAACCGTGGCATTTTCCAACGATGTTTGACTGTATGAATTATCCTCCTCGTGGATTAGCCGGCGGTAAGCCCGGAGCAAAAGCAGAGGTATTGTTAAATGATAAAACCTATTTAGGATCCAAACGCCTATACACATTTGATCCAGAAGATGTTGTTACTCTAAAACTTCCAGGTGGAGGTGGCTACGGAAACCCAGAGCAACGCGATCCGGATAAGGTGAAGTTTGATGTTATGAATGGTTACATTTCTAAGGAGATAGCAGAAGCAGTTTATGAGGTTCATTGA